From Demequina lutea, a single genomic window includes:
- a CDS encoding dihydrolipoamide acetyltransferase family protein, with product MPIFQQFPLPDAGEGLTEADVVTWRVAVGDRVEVNQPLVEIETAKSLVELPCPVDGVITKLLVHEGDTVEVGAPICEFDTDPDGPPAPPAPEVVASEVAAPEGVAPEGVASEQHEAAPAEGANPAGPYAPAGAGDASPAPTDATNQSGGDTPTSGSGNADATGASANALVRSDGEASPAAAASSDESGAVLVGYGVKEGSAHRRPRKEGSIESIGGAGDYPVLAMPPVRKLAKELGVDITTINPSGPGGLVTRGDVEQKVKATSAHTLATYPTDDQPWLETGYSNDNGRSTRVPVKSVRKRTAEAMVQSAFTAPHVTEFLTVDVTDTMNLVAKLKADKDFADVRVTPLLLVAKALLLAVRRHPEVNASWDDSKQEIVYKHYVNLGIAASTPRGLVVPNIKDAHRLPLHALATELQHLTAEARSGRVPPARMADGTITITNVGALGIDTGTPILNPGEAAILAFGAIRQQPWVHEGEIQIRWVTQLALSFDHRLVDGELGARLLFDVGRVMNDPAHGLVWA from the coding sequence ATGCCGATCTTTCAGCAGTTTCCGCTGCCCGATGCGGGTGAGGGTCTCACCGAAGCCGACGTCGTCACCTGGCGAGTCGCCGTGGGCGACCGCGTCGAGGTGAACCAGCCGCTCGTCGAAATCGAGACCGCGAAGTCTCTGGTCGAGTTGCCGTGCCCCGTCGACGGCGTCATCACCAAGTTGCTCGTGCACGAGGGCGACACGGTCGAGGTGGGCGCACCCATTTGCGAGTTCGACACCGACCCCGACGGACCCCCGGCCCCGCCCGCTCCTGAGGTCGTGGCGTCGGAGGTCGCGGCGCCTGAGGGCGTGGCGCCTGAGGGCGTGGCGTCGGAACAGCATGAGGCCGCTCCCGCCGAGGGTGCGAACCCCGCCGGTCCCTATGCGCCCGCTGGCGCCGGTGACGCCTCCCCCGCCCCCACCGACGCTACGAACCAATCCGGCGGCGACACGCCGACGTCTGGCTCGGGCAACGCCGACGCCACCGGCGCGTCGGCCAACGCTTTGGTTCGGAGCGACGGCGAAGCGTCCCCCGCAGCGGCGGCCTCCTCGGACGAATCCGGAGCAGTTCTTGTGGGTTACGGAGTCAAGGAAGGGTCCGCCCACCGCAGGCCGCGCAAGGAGGGCTCGATCGAGTCGATCGGAGGCGCGGGCGACTACCCCGTGCTGGCCATGCCCCCCGTGCGCAAGCTCGCCAAGGAGCTGGGGGTGGACATCACCACGATCAACCCCTCGGGCCCCGGCGGCCTGGTGACGCGTGGCGATGTGGAGCAAAAGGTGAAGGCGACTTCCGCGCACACGCTCGCGACTTATCCCACTGACGATCAGCCGTGGCTCGAGACCGGATACTCGAACGACAATGGCCGCTCCACCCGCGTTCCCGTCAAGTCGGTACGCAAGCGCACGGCCGAGGCGATGGTGCAGTCGGCATTCACCGCCCCGCACGTCACCGAATTCCTCACAGTAGACGTGACCGACACCATGAACCTCGTGGCCAAGCTCAAGGCGGACAAGGACTTCGCCGACGTGCGCGTCACGCCCCTCCTGCTGGTGGCCAAGGCGCTGCTACTCGCGGTGCGCCGCCACCCCGAGGTCAACGCGTCATGGGACGACTCGAAGCAGGAGATCGTCTACAAGCACTACGTGAATCTCGGAATCGCCGCGTCGACGCCGCGCGGTCTCGTGGTGCCCAATATCAAGGACGCTCACCGCCTACCCTTGCACGCACTCGCGACCGAGCTGCAGCACCTCACGGCGGAGGCCCGCAGCGGCCGAGTCCCGCCCGCACGCATGGCCGACGGCACCATCACGATCACCAACGTGGGCGCGCTCGGCATCGACACGGGCACCCCCATCCTCAATCCCGGCGAGGCCGCGATCCTGGCGTTTGGTGCGATCCGCCAGCAGCCGTGGGTGCACGAGGGCGAGATTCAGATCCGCTGGGTCACGCAGCTCGCGCTGAGCTTTGACCACCGCCTGGTGGATGGTGAACTGGGCGCGCGGTTGCTGTTCGACGTGGGTCGAGTGATGAACGACCCGGCGCACGGGCTCGTCTGGGCGTAG
- a CDS encoding UTP--glucose-1-phosphate uridylyltransferase has product MTDAPGLIAAQAKMRDAGVSQPAIDVFSHYYGQLEAGATGLILEDTIEPLTDPAHLDAVDVDDDAAREALAKTAIIKLNGGLGTSMGMDRAKSLLPVRGGDTFLDLIVGQVQHARRATGALLPLVLMNSFRTRDDSLEALAAHRGVQVHGLPLDFLQNKEPKLLVDGLTPVEWPADPDLEWCPPGHGDIYTAILASGVLDALLDAGFRYASVSNSDNLGAVPNARIAGWFAASGAPYAAELCPRTAADRKGGHLAVRKSDGQLILRDTAQTAPEDMHFFTDEDHHPFFHTNNLWWDLEQLKAALTERGAVLGLPLIRNTKTVDPKDKESPEVFQIETAMGAAIEVFEGATAIVVGRDRFLPVKTTNDLLVLRSDAYKLEEDGALRLAVKRAPLVDLDPAFYKTMADFDARFPHGAPSLREASSLTIKGDWTFGKDVAIRGTVVLQDDDGERNAIANGTMLDGVVMEG; this is encoded by the coding sequence ATGACCGATGCACCAGGACTCATTGCCGCCCAAGCCAAGATGCGCGACGCTGGCGTGAGTCAGCCCGCGATCGACGTGTTCAGCCACTACTACGGACAACTCGAGGCGGGCGCGACGGGCCTGATTCTCGAGGACACGATCGAGCCTCTGACTGACCCAGCGCACCTCGACGCGGTCGACGTGGACGACGACGCGGCGCGCGAGGCGCTGGCGAAGACCGCGATCATCAAGCTCAATGGCGGGCTTGGCACCTCGATGGGCATGGATCGCGCCAAGTCGCTGCTTCCGGTGCGCGGCGGCGACACGTTCCTGGATCTGATCGTGGGCCAGGTGCAGCATGCGCGGCGTGCCACCGGTGCGCTGTTGCCGCTCGTACTCATGAACTCGTTCCGCACTCGTGATGATTCGCTCGAGGCCCTGGCGGCCCATCGCGGGGTCCAGGTCCACGGTTTGCCGCTCGACTTCCTGCAAAACAAGGAACCCAAACTACTCGTCGACGGCCTCACCCCCGTCGAGTGGCCCGCCGACCCCGACCTTGAGTGGTGCCCTCCCGGCCACGGCGACATCTATACGGCGATCCTCGCATCGGGCGTGCTCGACGCCCTGCTTGACGCCGGCTTCCGTTATGCGTCGGTGTCCAATTCGGACAACCTCGGGGCGGTGCCGAACGCGCGCATCGCGGGTTGGTTTGCCGCGTCGGGCGCACCCTACGCCGCCGAGCTATGCCCCCGCACCGCCGCTGACCGCAAGGGCGGCCACTTGGCAGTGCGAAAGTCCGACGGCCAACTCATCCTGCGCGACACGGCACAAACCGCACCCGAGGACATGCACTTCTTCACGGACGAGGACCACCACCCGTTCTTCCACACCAACAACCTGTGGTGGGACCTGGAACAGCTGAAGGCGGCGCTCACCGAGCGCGGCGCGGTGCTTGGCCTGCCGCTCATCCGGAACACCAAGACCGTGGACCCCAAGGACAAGGAATCGCCCGAGGTCTTTCAGATCGAGACCGCCATGGGCGCCGCGATCGAGGTCTTCGAAGGCGCCACCGCGATCGTCGTTGGCCGCGACCGATTCCTGCCGGTCAAGACCACCAACGACCTGTTGGTGCTGCGTTCCGACGCCTACAAGTTGGAGGAGGACGGTGCCCTACGCCTCGCGGTAAAGCGGGCCCCGCTGGTCGACCTCGATCCCGCGTTCTACAAGACCATGGCGGACTTCGACGCGCGCTTCCCGCACGGCGCACCGTCGCTGCGCGAGGCATCGTCGCTCACCATCAAGGGCGACTGGACGTTCGGCAAGGACGTCGCGATCCGCGGCACCGTGGTGCTTCAAGATGACGACGGCGAGCGCAACGCGATCGCCAATGGCACGATGCTCGACGGCGTGGTGATGGAGGGCTAG
- a CDS encoding YrzE family protein, protein MYLSINNVFPIDPDKAGKALTDYLNSYGQITYFSLIALAILSLIVAIVVAKKAGYSGWWGAIAVLVPPVGLILVVLIAILKWPALKERDEALGILDQNQLTLPSHERRAIKEAERKRAIEDAARKRMEKAQADREKADAQREKFAAGEAKRAATAPVPVSATPAAEGAASAVPAPVVKPADAPVTKPAAAPVAAKPVDTKPAAAATNPAAAEKPAVPPKG, encoded by the coding sequence ATGTACCTGAGCATCAATAACGTCTTTCCGATTGATCCGGACAAGGCCGGGAAGGCTCTGACCGACTATCTGAACTCGTATGGCCAGATCACCTACTTTTCGCTGATCGCGCTCGCGATTCTCAGCCTCATCGTGGCCATCGTGGTCGCCAAGAAGGCCGGCTATTCCGGCTGGTGGGGCGCGATCGCGGTGCTGGTCCCGCCCGTGGGCCTCATCCTGGTGGTGCTCATCGCCATCCTCAAGTGGCCCGCTCTCAAGGAGCGCGACGAGGCCCTTGGGATCCTCGATCAGAACCAGCTCACCCTCCCCAGCCACGAGCGAAGGGCCATCAAGGAGGCCGAGCGCAAGCGGGCGATCGAGGACGCCGCACGCAAGCGGATGGAGAAGGCGCAGGCCGATCGCGAGAAGGCCGATGCCCAACGCGAGAAGTTCGCCGCAGGCGAGGCCAAGCGCGCGGCGACGGCCCCCGTTCCCGTGTCCGCGACTCCCGCCGCGGAGGGTGCCGCGTCTGCCGTGCCAGCGCCGGTTGTCAAGCCCGCTGACGCCCCGGTTACCAAGCCCGCCGCCGCCCCGGTTGCCGCGAAGCCTGTCGACACAAAGCCCGCGGCTGCGGCAACGAATCCGGCCGCAGCAGAGAAGCCGGCCGTACCGCCCAAAGGCTGA
- a CDS encoding thiamine pyrophosphate-dependent dehydrogenase E1 component subunit alpha has product MAGIGPLSEEGLVRLLDHTGERVADEYFGPFAEHLTFDDLRGFWRDMIMTRAFDTEATSLQRQGELGLWVASLGQEAAQIGSGRALRDPDYAFPSYREHGVAFTRGIDMPSILRVFRGLEHSTWDPAAHNFHIYTLVIGAHTLHAVGYAQAMDWDGLVGSGDPDKDGAVICYFGDGATSQGDVNEAMVFAAVNNAPIVFFIQNNQFAISESVTRQSTVPLAQRAIGFGIPSVRVDGNDVVAVHAVTRWAMEHARSGAGPVVIEALTYRMGAHTTSDDPTRYRSSADEDYWRERDPIARVETYLRGLGELPEDFEEAVRADAKELGRVTREAVKSWQPGPTDTIFEHVYAEPHPLVDADRAWFAQYEASFTDKEVTR; this is encoded by the coding sequence ATGGCCGGCATCGGACCACTGTCAGAAGAGGGACTCGTCCGTCTTCTTGACCACACAGGCGAGAGAGTCGCCGACGAATACTTTGGACCGTTCGCGGAGCATCTCACCTTCGATGACCTGCGCGGCTTCTGGCGCGACATGATCATGACGCGCGCCTTCGACACGGAGGCGACCAGCCTGCAGCGTCAAGGCGAGTTGGGCCTCTGGGTCGCCTCGCTCGGTCAAGAGGCGGCACAGATCGGCTCGGGGCGCGCGCTCCGCGATCCCGACTACGCATTCCCCAGCTACCGCGAGCACGGCGTCGCATTCACGCGCGGAATCGACATGCCCTCGATCCTGCGGGTCTTCAGGGGCCTCGAGCACAGCACGTGGGATCCCGCGGCGCATAACTTCCACATCTACACACTGGTGATCGGCGCGCACACGCTCCACGCGGTGGGCTACGCGCAAGCGATGGACTGGGACGGCCTCGTCGGCTCGGGAGACCCCGACAAGGACGGCGCGGTCATCTGCTACTTCGGCGATGGCGCCACCAGCCAGGGTGACGTCAACGAGGCCATGGTGTTCGCGGCAGTCAACAACGCGCCCATCGTCTTCTTCATTCAGAACAACCAGTTCGCGATCTCCGAGTCGGTCACTCGCCAATCGACGGTTCCCCTCGCGCAGCGCGCCATCGGCTTCGGGATCCCGAGCGTGCGCGTCGACGGGAACGACGTCGTGGCGGTCCACGCCGTGACGCGGTGGGCGATGGAGCACGCGCGTTCCGGCGCCGGTCCGGTCGTGATCGAGGCGCTCACCTACCGCATGGGGGCCCACACCACGTCGGACGATCCCACTCGTTACCGGTCATCGGCCGACGAAGACTATTGGCGCGAACGCGACCCGATCGCCCGCGTCGAGACCTACTTGCGTGGACTCGGCGAGCTCCCCGAGGACTTCGAAGAGGCGGTCCGCGCCGACGCGAAGGAGCTTGGGCGCGTGACGCGCGAAGCCGTGAAGTCGTGGCAGCCCGGCCCCACGGACACGATCTTTGAACACGTCTATGCGGAGCCGCACCCGCTCGTGGATGCCGACCGCGCCTGGTTTGCGCAATATGAGGCCTCTTTCACCGACAAGGAGGTGACGCGATGA
- a CDS encoding alpha-ketoacid dehydrogenase subunit beta encodes MTAPTHEQVSSDRLAPEGLAPVRTLTLGAAINAGLRAAMDRDPKVVLMGEDIGALGGVFRVTDGLLKDFGERRVMDTPLAESGIVGTAIGMAFRGYRPVLEIQFDGFIFPAFDQITTSLAKLHYRTKGKLTVPLVIRVPYAGHIGAIEHHSESPEALFAHTAGLRIVSPATPQDGYDMIQQSIASPDPVLFFEPKARYWDKGEVDSTRVASQLDLADGASKATAEMSKARVAREGTDVTLMAYGPTVRLAMQAAVAAAEGGVSVEVLDLRSISPFDYETILASVKKTGRGVVVHEAPVAYGTGGELAAHVAEHAFFHLHAPVLRVGGFHMPYPGSKFEHDYLPSLDRVLDAVDKVMAH; translated from the coding sequence ATGACCGCCCCCACCCATGAGCAGGTTTCAAGCGACCGGCTCGCGCCCGAGGGCCTCGCTCCGGTCCGCACCCTGACCCTGGGCGCCGCCATCAATGCGGGCCTGCGGGCCGCGATGGACCGCGACCCCAAGGTCGTCCTGATGGGCGAGGACATCGGCGCGCTCGGCGGCGTGTTCCGCGTCACGGACGGACTGCTGAAGGACTTCGGCGAGCGCCGCGTCATGGACACCCCCTTGGCCGAGTCCGGCATCGTCGGCACCGCGATCGGCATGGCGTTCCGCGGCTATCGCCCGGTGCTCGAGATCCAGTTCGACGGCTTCATCTTTCCCGCGTTCGACCAGATCACGACCTCGCTTGCGAAGCTTCACTACCGGACCAAGGGCAAGCTCACCGTCCCGCTCGTGATCCGCGTGCCATATGCCGGCCACATCGGCGCGATCGAGCACCACTCCGAGAGCCCTGAGGCGCTGTTCGCCCACACCGCGGGCCTGCGCATCGTCTCCCCTGCGACCCCGCAGGACGGTTACGACATGATTCAGCAGTCGATCGCCAGCCCCGACCCCGTGCTTTTCTTCGAGCCCAAGGCCCGCTATTGGGACAAGGGCGAGGTGGACTCGACGCGAGTCGCGTCTCAGCTCGACCTGGCGGATGGCGCCTCGAAGGCCACCGCCGAGATGTCCAAGGCGCGCGTCGCCCGCGAGGGAACGGACGTCACCCTGATGGCGTACGGCCCCACTGTGCGTCTCGCGATGCAGGCCGCGGTGGCCGCCGCCGAGGGAGGCGTCTCTGTGGAGGTTCTCGACCTGCGCTCGATCTCGCCCTTCGACTACGAGACGATCCTGGCCTCGGTCAAGAAGACGGGCCGCGGCGTCGTCGTTCACGAGGCCCCTGTGGCCTATGGCACCGGCGGCGAGCTCGCCGCCCATGTCGCCGAGCACGCCTTTTTCCACCTGCACGCTCCGGTTTTGCGCGTGGGCGGCTTCCATATGCCGTACCCCGGCTCTAAGTTTGAACACGACTACCTGCCCAGCCTTGATCGCGTCTTGGACGCGGTCGACAAGGTCATGGCCCACTAG
- a CDS encoding MDR family MFS transporter encodes MTTEAPTPLLSVRQINLIVGGLMVGMFLAALDQMIVATAIRTIGDDLHGLTLQAWVTTAYLVAATISTPLYGKLSDIFGRKPLYVFSISSFVVGSLLSGSATSMYELAAFRAVQGLGAGGLMALALIILGDMLSPRERTKYQAFFFGVWGVASVLGPVLGGFFADAHSILGFAGWRWIFFLNVPLGVATLFIIVRVLHLPATHKRVQIDWAGVTALVVAIVPMLIVVEQGRAWGWTSGAVLGLGALTIVGILGFLLAEHRAGDNALLPPRLFKNRTVAVSTGLNFIMGFAMFGGMAGLPLYTQIAKGMSPTASGLTMLPVTFGIITMAGISARVIHQTGRYKMFPVIGTILLILGGLDLSMLHADSPLWHLFIGGALFGLGLGGVMQPNMLAVQNAVEPRDMGTGSASVMFFRQIGGSLGTAVFLSIMFGTVAGDIGNQYATAAKTPQFQQTLADPAVTSNPDNAKILALLNAGSVDQAAKAGVSLNDTSFIKTTNPVLAAPFQEGFSLSITRVLFISALIAIGGLLFALLVPHVPLREKSGLETMRDDEAEEPVPAVAMEM; translated from the coding sequence GTGACAACAGAAGCGCCTACACCGCTCCTCAGCGTTCGCCAGATCAACCTGATCGTCGGCGGCCTCATGGTGGGCATGTTCCTTGCCGCCCTCGATCAGATGATCGTCGCCACCGCCATCCGCACCATCGGCGACGACCTCCACGGGCTCACGCTCCAGGCGTGGGTCACGACGGCGTACCTGGTCGCGGCCACCATCTCGACCCCCCTGTACGGGAAGCTGTCCGACATCTTCGGCCGCAAGCCGCTGTACGTGTTCTCGATCAGCTCCTTCGTGGTGGGTTCGCTGCTGTCAGGATCGGCGACCAGCATGTACGAGCTCGCCGCGTTCCGCGCCGTTCAGGGCCTTGGCGCCGGTGGCCTCATGGCCCTCGCGCTCATCATCCTCGGCGACATGCTCTCGCCGCGCGAACGCACCAAATACCAGGCCTTCTTCTTCGGCGTCTGGGGCGTGGCCTCGGTCCTCGGCCCCGTGCTCGGCGGCTTCTTTGCCGATGCCCACAGCATCCTCGGCTTCGCCGGCTGGCGCTGGATCTTCTTCTTGAACGTCCCGCTCGGCGTAGCGACGCTCTTCATCATCGTTCGCGTGTTGCACCTTCCCGCGACTCACAAGCGCGTGCAAATCGACTGGGCGGGCGTCACCGCGCTCGTGGTCGCGATCGTCCCGATGCTCATCGTCGTCGAACAGGGCCGCGCGTGGGGTTGGACCTCCGGCGCGGTGCTAGGTCTGGGCGCGCTCACGATCGTAGGCATCCTCGGGTTCCTTCTCGCGGAGCACAGGGCGGGCGACAACGCCCTCCTGCCACCGCGCCTCTTCAAGAACCGCACCGTCGCCGTGTCAACCGGCCTGAACTTCATCATGGGCTTTGCAATGTTCGGCGGCATGGCGGGCCTGCCGCTGTACACCCAGATCGCCAAGGGCATGTCGCCCACCGCGTCTGGACTCACGATGCTTCCCGTGACGTTCGGCATTATCACGATGGCGGGAATCTCGGCACGCGTGATCCACCAGACCGGCCGCTACAAGATGTTCCCCGTCATCGGTACGATCCTGCTCATCCTCGGCGGCCTAGACCTGTCAATGCTTCACGCCGACAGCCCGCTGTGGCACCTGTTCATCGGCGGCGCCCTGTTTGGCCTTGGCCTCGGCGGCGTGATGCAGCCGAACATGCTGGCCGTGCAGAATGCTGTGGAGCCACGGGACATGGGCACGGGTTCGGCATCGGTGATGTTCTTCCGTCAGATCGGCGGCTCTCTCGGCACCGCCGTGTTCTTGTCCATCATGTTCGGCACCGTCGCGGGCGACATCGGCAACCAGTACGCCACGGCCGCAAAGACGCCCCAGTTCCAGCAGACCCTCGCCGACCCCGCGGTGACGTCCAACCCCGACAACGCGAAGATCCTCGCGCTCCTCAACGCAGGCTCGGTAGACCAGGCGGCAAAGGCGGGCGTCTCGCTCAACGACACGTCGTTCATCAAGACCACCAACCCCGTGCTCGCGGCTCCGTTCCAGGAGGGCTTCTCGCTGTCGATCACACGAGTGTTGTTCATCTCGGCGCTCATCGCGATCGGTGGGCTGCTTTTCGCACTCCTTGTGCCTCACGTGCCTTTGCGCGAGAAGTCGGGGCTCGAAACGATGCGCGACGACGAGGCGGAGGAACCCGTGCCGGCCGTCGCCATGGAGATGTAG